The Capra hircus breed San Clemente chromosome 2, ASM170441v1, whole genome shotgun sequence genome window below encodes:
- the CCNT2 gene encoding cyclin-T2 isoform X4 — protein MLLKIFSSIENDGALVIFVSTSKDLAQTSYFMATNSLHLTTFCLQYKPTVIACVCIHLACKWSNWEIPVSTDGKHWWEYVDPTVTLELLDELTHEFLQILEKTPSRLKKIRYWRANQAAGKPKVDGQVSETPLLGSSLVQNSMLVDSVTGVPTKPSFQKPSTSAFPAPVPLNSGNISVQDSHASDNLSMLATGMPSTSYGLSSHQEWPQHQESARTEQIYSQKQETSLSGSQYNINFKQGPSASLHSGLHHRPDKISDHSSVKQDYTHKAGSSKHHGPISATPGVIPQKMSLDKYREKRKLESLDLDARDHYIAAQVEQQHKHVQSQAASSSSVTSPIKMKIPITNAEKPEKYMAEKKEKSGSLKLRIPIPPTDKSVSKEELKMKIKVSSSERHSSSDEGSGKSKHSSPHISRDHKEKHKEHPSNRHHPSSHKHSHSYSGSSSGGSKHSADGVPPTVLRSPVGLSSDGISSSSSSSRKKLHINDASHNHHSKMSKSSKSSGSSSSSSSSVKQYISSHNSVFNHPLPPPPPVTYQVGYGHLSTLVKLDKKPVETNGPDVNHEYSTNSQHMDYKDTFDMLDSLLSAQGMNM, from the exons TCTGCATCTTACAACCTTCTGTCTTCAGTATAAACCAACAGTGATAGCATGTGTATGCATTCATTTGGCTTGCAAATGGTCCAATTGGGAGATTCCTGTGTCAACTGATGGAAAACATTGGTGGGAATATGTGGATCCTACAGTTACTCTGGAATTACTAGATG agctAACACATGAGTTTCTACAAATATTGGAGAAAACGCCTAGTAGGTTGAAGAAGATTCGATACTGGAGG GCTAACCAGGCAGCTGGGAAACCAAAAGTAGATGGACAAGTATCAGAAACGCCTCTTCTGGGTTCATCTTTGGTCCAGAATTCCATGTTAGTAGATAGTGTTACTGGTGTGCCTACCAAACCAAGTTTTCAGAAACCATCTACATCAGCTTTCCCTGCACCAGTACCTCTAAATTCAGGAAATATTTCTGTTCAAGACAGCCATGCATCTGATAATTTGTCAATGCTAGCAACAGGAATGCCAAGTACCTCATATGGTTTGTCATCACACCAAGAATGGCCTCAGCATCAAGAATCGGCAAGGACAGAACAGATATATTCACAGAAACAGGAAACATCTTTGTCTGGTAGCCAGTACAACATCAACTTCAAGCAGGGGCCTTCTGCATCATTGCATTCAGGATTACATCACAGACCTGACAAAATTTCTGATCACTCTTCTGTTAAGCAAGATTATACTCATAAAGCAGGGAGCAGTAAACACCACGGGCCAATTTCTGCTACTCCTGGAGTAATTCCTCAGAAAATGTCTTTAGATAAATATAGAGAAAAACGTAAGCTAGAAAGCCTTGATCTGGATGCAAGGGATCATTATATAGCTGCCCAGGTAGAACAGCAACACAAACATGTACAGTCTCAGGCAGCCAGCAGCAGTTCTGTGACTTCtcccattaaaatgaaaattcccATTACAAATGCTGAAAAACCTGAAAAATACAtggcagagaagaaggaaaagagtggATCACTGAAATTACGGATTCCAATACCACCCACTGATAAAAGTGTCAGTAAAGaagaactgaaaatgaaaataaaagtttcttCCTCAGAAAGACACAGCTCTTCTGATGAAGGCAGTGGGAAGAGCAAGCATTCCAGCCCACATATTAGCAGGGACCATAAGGAGAAGCACAAGGAGCATCCTTCCAACCGCCACCACCCCAGCAGTCACAAGCATTCCCACTCATACAGTGGCAGCAGCAGTGGTGGCAGTAAACACAGTGCTGACGGAGTACCGCCCACTGTTCTGAGGAGTCCTGTTGGCCTGAGCAGTGATGGCATTTCCTCTAGTTCCAGCTCTTCAAGGAAGAAGCTGCATATCAATGATGCATCTCACAACCATCACTCCAAAATGAGCAAAAGTTCCAAAAGTTCAGGTAGTTCATCTAGTTCTTCCTCCTCTGTTAAGCAGTATATATCCTCTCACAACTCTGTTTTTAACCATCCCttaccccctcctccccctgtcACATACCAGGTGGGCTACGGACATCTCAGCACCCTCGTGAAACTGGACAAGAAGCCAGTGGAGACCAACGGTCCTGATGTCAATCACGAGTACAGTACAAACAGCCAGCATATGGACTACAAAGACACATTCGACATGCTGGACTCGCTGTTAAGTGCCCAAGGAATGAACATGTAA
- the CCNT2 gene encoding cyclin-T2 isoform X5, whose product MATNSLHLTTFCLQYKPTVIACVCIHLACKWSNWEIPVSTDGKHWWEYVDPTVTLELLDELTHEFLQILEKTPSRLKKIRYWRANQAAGKPKVDGQVSETPLLGSSLVQNSMLVDSVTGVPTKPSFQKPSTSAFPAPVPLNSGNISVQDSHASDNLSMLATGMPSTSYGLSSHQEWPQHQESARTEQIYSQKQETSLSGSQYNINFKQGPSASLHSGLHHRPDKISDHSSVKQDYTHKAGSSKHHGPISATPGVIPQKMSLDKYREKRKLESLDLDARDHYIAAQVEQQHKHVQSQAASSSSVTSPIKMKIPITNAEKPEKYMAEKKEKSGSLKLRIPIPPTDKSVSKEELKMKIKVSSSERHSSSDEGSGKSKHSSPHISRDHKEKHKEHPSNRHHPSSHKHSHSYSGSSSGGSKHSADGVPPTVLRSPVGLSSDGISSSSSSSRKKLHINDASHNHHSKMSKSSKSSGSSSSSSSSVKQYISSHNSVFNHPLPPPPPVTYQVGYGHLSTLVKLDKKPVETNGPDVNHEYSTNSQHMDYKDTFDMLDSLLSAQGMNM is encoded by the exons TCTGCATCTTACAACCTTCTGTCTTCAGTATAAACCAACAGTGATAGCATGTGTATGCATTCATTTGGCTTGCAAATGGTCCAATTGGGAGATTCCTGTGTCAACTGATGGAAAACATTGGTGGGAATATGTGGATCCTACAGTTACTCTGGAATTACTAGATG agctAACACATGAGTTTCTACAAATATTGGAGAAAACGCCTAGTAGGTTGAAGAAGATTCGATACTGGAGG GCTAACCAGGCAGCTGGGAAACCAAAAGTAGATGGACAAGTATCAGAAACGCCTCTTCTGGGTTCATCTTTGGTCCAGAATTCCATGTTAGTAGATAGTGTTACTGGTGTGCCTACCAAACCAAGTTTTCAGAAACCATCTACATCAGCTTTCCCTGCACCAGTACCTCTAAATTCAGGAAATATTTCTGTTCAAGACAGCCATGCATCTGATAATTTGTCAATGCTAGCAACAGGAATGCCAAGTACCTCATATGGTTTGTCATCACACCAAGAATGGCCTCAGCATCAAGAATCGGCAAGGACAGAACAGATATATTCACAGAAACAGGAAACATCTTTGTCTGGTAGCCAGTACAACATCAACTTCAAGCAGGGGCCTTCTGCATCATTGCATTCAGGATTACATCACAGACCTGACAAAATTTCTGATCACTCTTCTGTTAAGCAAGATTATACTCATAAAGCAGGGAGCAGTAAACACCACGGGCCAATTTCTGCTACTCCTGGAGTAATTCCTCAGAAAATGTCTTTAGATAAATATAGAGAAAAACGTAAGCTAGAAAGCCTTGATCTGGATGCAAGGGATCATTATATAGCTGCCCAGGTAGAACAGCAACACAAACATGTACAGTCTCAGGCAGCCAGCAGCAGTTCTGTGACTTCtcccattaaaatgaaaattcccATTACAAATGCTGAAAAACCTGAAAAATACAtggcagagaagaaggaaaagagtggATCACTGAAATTACGGATTCCAATACCACCCACTGATAAAAGTGTCAGTAAAGaagaactgaaaatgaaaataaaagtttcttCCTCAGAAAGACACAGCTCTTCTGATGAAGGCAGTGGGAAGAGCAAGCATTCCAGCCCACATATTAGCAGGGACCATAAGGAGAAGCACAAGGAGCATCCTTCCAACCGCCACCACCCCAGCAGTCACAAGCATTCCCACTCATACAGTGGCAGCAGCAGTGGTGGCAGTAAACACAGTGCTGACGGAGTACCGCCCACTGTTCTGAGGAGTCCTGTTGGCCTGAGCAGTGATGGCATTTCCTCTAGTTCCAGCTCTTCAAGGAAGAAGCTGCATATCAATGATGCATCTCACAACCATCACTCCAAAATGAGCAAAAGTTCCAAAAGTTCAGGTAGTTCATCTAGTTCTTCCTCCTCTGTTAAGCAGTATATATCCTCTCACAACTCTGTTTTTAACCATCCCttaccccctcctccccctgtcACATACCAGGTGGGCTACGGACATCTCAGCACCCTCGTGAAACTGGACAAGAAGCCAGTGGAGACCAACGGTCCTGATGTCAATCACGAGTACAGTACAAACAGCCAGCATATGGACTACAAAGACACATTCGACATGCTGGACTCGCTGTTAAGTGCCCAAGGAATGAACATGTAA